CTAAGTTTAATTATTGTATAATTGTCTTGTACTTGTAATCATCAGCTGCAATGCTTTTTattgaattgattttattttttgcggAGTTCATATCGTTGATTTCAACGATTTTGTTTATCGGAGTTTGACTAAATCAGATTTGCCGCCCTACTGAACAGTATACGGTGTATACCACACAGTGTCATAAAGGAGTTCTTTTTTTCCCagaaactaaaaaagaaaaaaacgaaaTAGATTGCTATTTGCAGTCTTTGCAACAATCAAAAGGAGGTAATGGGGTTTGGTCTACCTATAAGGGATGATCTTGTGACAAGTATAGGATGAATATGCAAAATTTGATTCAAGAAATAACTGTGGAATTGCCTTGAGCTTGTTTTGGACAAAGAAAAACGATGAATTATGAAGATAAGGACTCCTTTAAACCTTGTGGGATTGCATGGTCTATGTAACTCTTTTTCTTCCATAGCTTTCTTTGTCACCCATCTGTTCCTAATGTACTCAATTATAATAACACTGTTTGGAACAGGTTTTGGTTGTTCAGTGCTTTTACATAGTAATTTCAAATGGCTTCACCCACTCTAATCTCTGACACCGAGGCTTGGAAGGACTTGAAGGTAGCTGGCATGATacttgggcttttttttttttttttttgggacaagtCAATACAGGCAAAGTGTATTCTGAATGTATCATAAAATCTGTGTATGATATGTTTTATTATGTAGGCCCATGTTGAGGAGATTAAGAAGACTCATTTACGTGATTTGATGAGCGATGCAGACCGATGCAAGTCAATGATGGTGTATGATTCTCCATTGGACTTTTAGATGCTATGATTATCTTAATATCGTTATCTCATTGTTAAGAGCAAAGGGTGAAACATGGAGTAAAGAGATGAATATTGGATTATTGTAATTAAGTTAATTACAATTCTGTCAATAACAATTTACTGTGTATATCCTCTATAGTGAGTTTGATGAGGTGTTATTGGACTACTCGCGGCAGCGCGCCACTCTTAAAACCATGGATAAGCTCTTCAAGTTGGCAGAGGTGTGCATCTGAGCCATTAAGTTTCTGGGATATTGATTATATGGTCTTTTAATCACTGTTATCCTTGTCTTAATGTAGGCCGCACATCTCAAAGAAAAGATTGAACGCATGTACAGTGGGGAGCATGTGAGTTGTATTATCTTCCTTGGTCAAGTTTGCCTTCTTCCCCCTCAAATCCCCCCAAAACCTAAAGAAAAGTTGTTTACTTTTGCATCTTTTTTTGGTGGCACTCCAGATAAACATCACAGAGAATAGGCCAGTACTCCATGTAGCTCTTCGTGCTTCAAGAGATGCTGTTATTCAGAGTGATGGGAAGAATGTGGTCCCAGAGGTCTGGAAAGTTTTGGACAAGATCCAGGAGTTTTCTGAGAGGGTCCGCAATGGTTCTTGGGTAATCTACTGCTGTTATTTAGTATCTAATTTGGACATGAAATGTGTGAATTGTGGAGTAAGAGGGAAATTGTGGTAGGTCGGAGCAACAGGAAAAGCACTTAAGGATGTCGTTGCTATTGGTATTGGTGGCAGCTTCTTAGGTCCTCTATTTGTGCACACTGCTCTTCAAACAGGTTGGACGTCATATTCCTTTATAAATCTGCACCACCCTTATGCAGTCTTATCTTTTTGAAGAtagttttgttcttttccttGTGAAATCTTTAAAAAGCTTGTTGTACAGTCAACATGTTCATGGTTTAGTGTTTGCATCTTACAGATCCAGAGGCTATCGAATCTGCAAGGGGACGCCAGCTTCGTTTGTAAGTATTCATGTTTCACTATAATATCATGAgtaatgaagaacaaaaattctGGTCGTATGAATCTTCTTTCAAAGGCCTTAGTTGTGTAGTTGTGtggttgtgtgtgtgtgtgtgtgtgtgtgtgtgagagagagagagagagagagagattcctAGTTTTGTCTGAGAAGGCTGATTATAGTGAAATTGTGCATGCACTTGCTAGGGATTTTAAAAGTATTTCACAGGACTTACGAATGAAAatggtgaatttttttcttccacttaaGCAAAACGTGACGTGTGTCTATGTGTTTGTTGTGGTGGTAGGTTTATGAATTCCACGTAGAATAGTTAAATGCTATACTGTTGAactattttatttctattataaAGCTAACCTTCTATTTTCATCTGCCTGCAGTCTTGCAAATGTCGATCCTATTGATGTTGCTAGAAATATCACGGGATTAAACCCTGAAACTACCCTTGgtaaatgaaaatatttggtttatttatcTACCTAAGTAATTCCGTTTAAGAGTAACCTAAGCGCTATTTGGGTTCTCATTAAGCTCACTATGTTTCACTATTTATGTGTAACCTAagctcttttatttttctttgatataTGCAGTTGTGGTGGTTTCAAAGACTTTTACGACAGCTGAAACTATGTTGAATGCGCGAACTCTTAGGGAATGGATTTCAGCTGCTCTTGGGTTAGTGATCTATGAGAGTAGTACTTCAAGGATATGGGTGTAGTGGTTGTTTTGGGATTCTGAAGTTCCAGATTTGATAATATATGTGAATTAGTTTGGAACTTGGAAGATACTGGAAATAATTCAAAAAGAAAGCTTAAGAATGAATTTGAGACTGGTACAtgattgaaattattttttttcaggcATTCTGCTGTTGCAAAGCATATGGTGGCAGTTAGTACTAACCTTACGGTATCATCATATCCTTGCATCTCTTGTTTGAGTGATTAAGCATCTGCTTCACCACAATCTTTATATATTCCGTTGGTCATGCTAAACATATATTCTGCAAAAGAACCCCCTTTGTGgttgtgtgtgcatgtgtgtggGTGGGTGGGCGTGTTGTGGGACCTGTCCGAGCCATCCTCAATAAAGGTATGTGAATGTCCACCATTTACTAACCCATGAATCTATACATATACTTATAGGCACACACGCACGCATGCACCCACACACGCACCCGCACACACAACATGCACGCACACCCACACACttgcgcacacacacacacatgtaaaGCTGTAAAATAGGGGAATTCACAAAGGGGGTTCTTTTGCAAAATATATGTTTAGCATGATCTGTTTTCCATTGGTCATGCTAAACATATATTCTGCAAAAGAACCCCGTTTGTGAAGTCCCCTATGTTACAGCTTTTCTTTActtgtgtgcgtgtgtgtgtgggtgCATGTGCATGTGcctataattatatttatagatTCATGGGTTAGTAAATGGTGGACATTCACATACCTTTATTGAGGATGGCTTGGACAGGCCCTACAACAATTAGAAAACCAATTCAGTCTGAAAATTTACAATGTTTTAAAGATCTGCCCATTATaacttaatgaaatcaaatgTTTAGCAAACATATTGGGATTGGCCAATATATTTTCCTCCCTTTTAGCATTTCTTATGCATATGGATGTGgttgaaattttcttttgttcccCTAGGCATGTGATTTTGTAAAATCCATAAATATAGCTGACCtcatcttaatttttgtttgattctCATGCAGCTTGTGGAGAAGTTTGGCATTGATCCTAATAATGCGTTTGCATTCTGGGACTGGGTTGGTGGCCGCTATAGTGGTAAGTTATTTGCCTTTCCTTGGAGGCACTTATGGCTAATCTATTGGTCAATTGGTAATTTAATTGCTGCTGCAGTTTGCAGTGCTGTTGGAGTGTTGCCATTATCTCTCCAATACGGGTTCTCAGTTGTTGAGAAGTACGTAacttataatttctttaaattttttgctAGCACTTCGTCAATAGGAAGCACTTCTTAATTTTGTGACATAgaaacatttctttttgtaaaatGCATGAGCAAAGAAGCAAAATCTTATCCTACATTCTTTTTGTAACATTTGAAGTGGCATGTATTTTCCTCAAACAAAAGAACCTATTAAAGAGTACCAACTAATGTGCAATGCCTACTGctgttttataaaatatttgataagATTTTGCTTCTTTGTTCATGCATTTTATATATCATGAATCGTAACCTCTTGTGCTTTCTACAGACTATACAAGttaatttattacttttttcacattttAGTTGCTAAAATTTGCTGCTTGCTTTGATTCCCAATGATTTATACCTTTTAAATGCTCTGACATTTATCTTTAAAAGATTTGACATAATTTTGTCATTTGCttgatttaaattatattttcttaattaaaggTTCTTAATGGGAGCCTCATTCATTGATCAACATTTCTTCAAAGCACCATATGAGGAAAATATACCTGTAAGTGCCCTAATATTGCAGATTTTAAGTAGTGTTATACTTCTGTCTCACCCACTGGATATAGCGTAGGATAGATCTATTGGGGTGCACTgcatttacaattttttctctttttggggGGAGTAGATTATCCTGATGACCTTCCAAAAGCTATATTCAATATTGCACTATTGGATAAGTGATGACATGTTCAATAACATTGTGTTGGTGCTTCAGGTGCTTTTAGGTTTGCTGAGCATTTGGAATGTTTCATTTCTTGGACATCCTGCAAGAGTAAGTACTAACCATCTGCCCCAGACTTTATTTTCAACTCCCACTTATAGCATTTTCTATGTTGTCTCTTTCTTAGCTATTGGGTAACATTGAGAATTTTGGTATTCCTCCAGGCCATTTTACCTTATTCCCAAGCCCTTGAGAAGTTTGCCCCACACATTCAACAGGCATGTATATGACAGGATTCTGCTTGCATATTATTTGTGGGAGCTGCTCTTCAAATGTTCTTATACATTTCTAGTTTAAGCAATTCAGGTTAGCATGGAAAGTAATGGCAAGGGTGTATCAATTGATGGTGTGCCACTACCTTTTGAGGCTGGTGAAATTGACTTTGGTGAGCCAGGAACAAATGGTCAGCATAGCTTTTACCAGCTAATTCACCAGGTGATCTAggcatttctttttaaaatgatgGTAAAATCATGTTATTAGCATTTACATCAAATCCTTgaatacttataaaaataaataaataaataaatccttgaatttttttattctatttctcttatgaaattattttttaagtatagAGGGATTACAAGTTGAAGGCCAGTGCAAAGTGGTTAAATTCCAAGTGATCTAAGCTTATCATTTTATCTACGTCATTCCTACACAAATATAACTTTTTTGTGACTGAGATGATTATGTTGATGTCCTGTGGATTCTTGGTTGATTTGTGGGAAGTACTAGATCTGATAggaaacatattttttaatatgcataaattgataaataaatatgagGAAAAAACAAGCGcagttttaattatttgatattgttttgGTAATTGGTTGCATAATAGTTAGGGAAACAGGTCTTGTTTTAGATTGTTTAAGTTAGTCATCAAATCAGTTATCTCCATCAATTAAACAGAGCTGGAATATGTCAGGACTCACTAGTGCCTGTTATTGTACCATCGAATGTTTGTGTTACCTGCCGAAGTTGCCAATTTCTGTTCAAATATGGCACTGATGGATTAGGAAGGCAAA
This genomic interval from Corylus avellana chromosome ca3, CavTom2PMs-1.0 contains the following:
- the LOC132173671 gene encoding glucose-6-phosphate isomerase, cytosolic 1 gives rise to the protein MASPTLISDTEAWKDLKAHVEEIKKTHLRDLMSDADRCKSMMVEFDEVLLDYSRQRATLKTMDKLFKLAEAAHLKEKIERMYSGEHINITENRPVLHVALRASRDAVIQSDGKNVVPEVWKVLDKIQEFSERVRNGSWVGATGKALKDVVAIGIGGSFLGPLFVHTALQTDPEAIESARGRQLRFLANVDPIDVARNITGLNPETTLVVVVSKTFTTAETMLNARTLREWISAALGHSAVAKHMVAVSTNLTLVEKFGIDPNNAFAFWDWVGGRYSVCSAVGVLPLSLQYGFSVVEKFLMGASFIDQHFFKAPYEENIPVLLGLLSIWNVSFLGHPARAILPYSQALEKFAPHIQQVSMESNGKGVSIDGVPLPFEAGEIDFGEPGTNGQHSFYQLIHQGRVIPCDFIGIVRSQQPVYLKGEVVSNHDELMSNFFAQPDALAYGKTPEQLHKENVPPHLIPHKTFSGNRPSLSLLLPSLNAYNIGQLLAIYEHRIAVEGFVWGINSFDQWGVELGKSLATQVRKQLHASRTKGEPVEGFNFSTTTLLTRYLEATADIPSDPPTLLPRI